Within Caldilineales bacterium, the genomic segment GATAGGCCAGCACATCCGACATCTCTTCGGCCAGGACCGAACGTTTGCCCGCCAATGCCCGCTCCAACGCCTCCTCACGGTTCCCCACCAGCGGATGCAGCGACTCGGCCTGGCGCAGGATGCCCTTGATCTCGCGCCCCACCTCGCCGATCTCCTCGGTCAGCCCCACGAAATTGAACGACAGGTCGGCCCCGAAGCCCTTCTCGCGGTCGAGGGCGCGGTGGAAACGCTGGAAATCGCCCAGCCGCCGCCGCCCACCGGCCAGGATGCGGATGCCGCTGGGCGGCGCTTCCTGGCGCAGCTCGGGCAGGCTCTGCTGGATGGCGCCATGCTCCAGGGCCGTGCGGATGAGGCCGATGACGTAGTCCCGATCGGGGGCCGAACGCACGAAATCGACCTCGTTCGTGTCGATAACCAGCACCGGCGCCTTGCGGTAGGCTTGCAGATAGCGCTCGTAGGCCAGACGCAAATCCTCGATGTAGGAGCGCCCGATGTTGCGCTCATAGGGGCGGTCGCGCTGGGCGATCCGCTGCATCAGCACCTCGGTGTCGGCCCGCAGATAGACCACCAGATCGGGCGTCGGTATCTGCTCGGCCAGGATCGCTTGCACCTTTTCATACATCGCCAGTTCGTCGTTGGCCAGGTTGAGATGGGCAAACAGGCGGTCCTTGTCGAAAAAATAGTCGCTTACCAGCCGTCCCTGCGTCAGCGCCGTCGGGATGACCCGGTGCTGCTGATGATAGCGGCTGATCAGAAAGAAGATCTGCGTCTGGAAGGCATAGCGGCTGCGGTCGGCATAGAAGTCGCTCAGGAACGGGTTCTCCTCGAACACCTCCAGCAAGACCTCGGCCGAGGTCGACTCGGCCAGCATCCGGGCCAGGGTGGTCTTGCCGACGCCGATGACGCCTTCGATGGCGATATACTCGTGGTAGGCCATAGGATGGGAAGGGATGGGTGGGTGGATAGGCAGACCAAGCTTAGCGCATCGGAAACCCAGAAGCAAGTTCATCCGTAAGACGATGATAGACTATCATGACTCACCGCACCCAAGGAACCCCGCTGTGACCACCCCCGCAATGCACCCCACCGAGCAGCAATGGCTCCGTCGGGCGCGCGAAGGCGACGCCAACGCCTTCGCTGCCATCGTGCATGCCTACCAAAAACCGGTTTACAACCTCTGCTATCGCACCCTGGGCGACGCCAGCGAAGCCGAAGACGCCACTCAGGAAACCTTCCTGCGGGCCTACACCAACCTGCATCGTTACGACCCCGACCGGCGTTTCTTGACCTGGATCCTGTCGATCGCTTCTAACCACTGCATCGACCGGCTGCGCCGCCGCCGGCACACCTGGCTGTCGTTGGATGACGACAGCGGTGACGAAGCGCCCCTCTCCGATCGGCTGGCAGCCGATGGCGCCGGCCTGGCCTGGGGCGGTTTCGCCGCCATCGAAACCGAAACGCCGCAACAGCAGGCCGAACGCCGCGAAACGTCGGCGCAAATCCAGCTCCTGCTCAACCGCCTGGCGCCCGACTACCGCACACCGCTCATCCTCCTCTACTGGCACGACCTCTCCTACGAGGAGATCGCCGCCACCCTCAACCTCTCGGTGCCGGCGGTCAAATCACGGTTGCATCGCGCTCGCCACCAGATGGCCGAACTCCTGGCGGCTGAAGCGCCCGCTGTCCGCCCCCCGGCCCGGGGCGATGTCGAACCGGCGCCGGCCGCTGCCCTGGGCTTCGCCGCCAGCTTCTGATCCCCTCCCCAGAGGACCCTGCCATGTCCACCTGCGATTCCATCCCCACCCGCCTCTCGCTCCGGCTCGATGGCCAGCTTTCGGCCGCCGAAAACGCCGAGCTGGAGGACGACCTGCGCCGCTGCCCGCACTACCTGCCGCTGGCCCAGACGCTGACCCAGCTCGACCTCATGTTCCGGTCGGAGCCGCTGCTGCCGCCCGCACGCGACCTCACGGGCGCGGTCATTGCCCGCATCGAACAACGACGCGAGCAGCGTCTGTTGGGTCTCACCTTCTTGCTGGGGGCCGTGATTTCATTGATCCCCACCCTGCTGGTGGCAGCCGCGCTGCTTTTCGGCTTTGTCGTCTCCACCCAGCCCGGCCTCGCCACTGAAT encodes:
- a CDS encoding deoxynucleoside kinase yields the protein MAYHEYIAIEGVIGVGKTTLARMLAESTSAEVLLEVFEENPFLSDFYADRSRYAFQTQIFFLISRYHQQHRVIPTALTQGRLVSDYFFDKDRLFAHLNLANDELAMYEKVQAILAEQIPTPDLVVYLRADTEVLMQRIAQRDRPYERNIGRSYIEDLRLAYERYLQAYRKAPVLVIDTNEVDFVRSAPDRDYVIGLIRTALEHGAIQQSLPELRQEAPPSGIRILAGGRRRLGDFQRFHRALDREKGFGADLSFNFVGLTEEIGEVGREIKGILRQAESLHPLVGNREEALERALAGKRSVLAEEMSDVLAYLLKMANYAGIDLEAAYVDKMGRNWRRTWPADGDVQEQQG
- a CDS encoding sigma-70 family RNA polymerase sigma factor, translated to MTTPAMHPTEQQWLRRAREGDANAFAAIVHAYQKPVYNLCYRTLGDASEAEDATQETFLRAYTNLHRYDPDRRFLTWILSIASNHCIDRLRRRRHTWLSLDDDSGDEAPLSDRLAADGAGLAWGGFAAIETETPQQQAERRETSAQIQLLLNRLAPDYRTPLILLYWHDLSYEEIAATLNLSVPAVKSRLHRARHQMAELLAAEAPAVRPPARGDVEPAPAAALGFAASF
- a CDS encoding zf-HC2 domain-containing protein, producing the protein MSTCDSIPTRLSLRLDGQLSAAENAELEDDLRRCPHYLPLAQTLTQLDLMFRSEPLLPPARDLTGAVIARIEQRREQRLLGLTFLLGAVISLIPTLLVAAALLFGFVVSTQPGLATEFIAGLARWLGQVAALFETLATVRNQLFSPWFLPALAAAASLGLLGATALWARRFTPALNLP